A DNA window from Synergistales bacterium contains the following coding sequences:
- the tuf gene encoding elongation factor Tu (EF-Tu; promotes GTP-dependent binding of aminoacyl-tRNA to the A-site of ribosomes during protein biosynthesis; when the tRNA anticodon matches the mRNA codon, GTP hydrolysis results; the inactive EF-Tu-GDP leaves the ribosome and release of GDP is promoted by elongation factor Ts; many prokaryotes have two copies of the gene encoding EF-Tu) produces the protein MAKEKFERSKPHLNIGTIGHIDHGKTTLTAAITKTLHRNGY, from the coding sequence ATGGCCAAGGAGAAGTTTGAGCGTTCGAAGCCGCATTTGAACATCGGAACCATCGGCCACATCGACCACGGGAAGACGACGCTGACGGCGGCGATCACCAAGACGCTCCACCGTAACGGGTACTG